The following nucleotide sequence is from Apium graveolens cultivar Ventura chromosome 4, ASM990537v1, whole genome shotgun sequence.
tcggtctctctctctctctctctctctctctctctctctcggtctctctctctctctctttgttATTACAGTGCATTCACCGAATTTTGTTCTGtttatttcaataattaaatCGTTGTTTTGTGTTTATTCCAATAATTGCAACGAAATTCTGCCTTAGAATTAGTTCGTAAATTTCAAAATTCTGCCTACATATGGTTTGTTAATTATGTTATAATTATGCCTATATATGGTTTGTTAATTAAAAACGCATGATTGGTTAGAtcgatttttagaaattttatgccTTATAGTCTGTACAATTAtgttaatttttagaaattgttgtaATTTAAGATTGAAATTTAATTACCTGTttacaaataattaataattattttcttatATTTATGCCTACCGTTAAATTTAATAAATTGCAAAAATATAGTTAATCAGTTATATATAAAATGCTTAGATGTAATTAATAATTATTTGCTTATATTAATTGCTATCACCAAAATAATTAGTTCGTACATTCATTGGATGACAGGCTTGTTATACTGAGTTTGTTGGTTGGCTTTTTGGATTGGGAATGTGATAATATAGCGAAAATGCTGTCCATTTTTTTTTTAGATTTTACAATGCCTTATAACAAGTTCCTTTCTTTTACAGGATTAAATGGCTGGACGACAACTTATCAACCCGGGACCAATTGAAGGGGATTTACTTAATCAACATAACAGACATCATTCACAGTTTGTGTGGGATGGTACGGTACACATTCTTTTCCCAATATCCGTTATAATTTACAAAAGTCTTGATGCGTATTTTAAATGCATAATTACACATTTACTTGCAGGGTAATGATGATCATTTACGGCTACGTTCGAATTTCAAAACATACTGGGATTGTATTGAGGCGAACCCCCAACCACAACGTATCCACGATGCCGTAAGAGAAGCTGATTTCATGGGTGTTCTGCTAACCGGGAGTATGAGACATGATGTTGGGCTCATATCCGCTTTTCTTGATCACTGGCGCTCGGAGACTCATACTTTCCATCTCCGTTTTGGCGAGGCCACTGTGATATTGGAGGATGTTTACTACATATTGGGCCTACGCAGTGTCGGACGTCCAGTGTTACCTATTGGATGGGATGTAGGTGCATCTTTACTCCATGAGCTTCTTGGTGTTGCCCTAGATCCAGAGCAAGATATGGATGTCATAAAGAAGGGTGAAATTAAGATCAGTTGGTTGGTTCGTCATTTTGGTGATTGTTCATATTTACACTCTTCTGCTGGTCATGACTACGAGCGTGAGCTCCTGTACCACACACGTGCGCACTTGCTTCTGCTCATTGGCTCTACTGTGCCGAATTACAGTGGTTACCGCATGCCTTTGAACCTCCTCCCATTTGTTCGGCACGTGGAACACATCAGTACTTACAGCTGGGGCAGTGCATGTCTGGCTTATCTTTATCGACGCTTGTGCCCCACCAGTATTGGATATAAGATGGAGCTTTGTGGGTCCATGACTTTATTACAGGTACATATCCATACTACAACCTTCATGCATACTATTATATACATGATACATGCTTCATACTTAATATTATATGCGTTCAGGTTTGGATCTATGAGCATTGTACAACCTTAGCTCCGATGCAGCGAAATGTTTATTTGATGCAGCATCCCCGTGCTCTGAGGTATGCTATATTCTGACTCATTTGTTTGATTTTCACAAATGTTGTAACCATGTCGTTAATACAATATATTTTGCTCTAGGTGGATGGTCTCATTGAATGCTACGACTGTGCAGACACATTCGTTACGCGGGATTCGCTATGACCTAGATACCATGTCCGAGGATTCCTTCAGGTGGAGGCCCTACGAGGATTGCGCGGATGAGGCATGAGACATCCCTACGCTTGAGCTATCACTTATGTGTGcaccttctccccttttttacTTGACATGGGTGGAGTGGTGCTACACTGATAGGGTCACTAGACAGTTTGGCTACTTGCAACAGGTCCCTACCGACTCTCCACTCGAAGGCCATGATTCTTTCCATAGGGGTCAGAGAGGATGGCCTTTGCAGTTCGATAGGTTGCGTGAGCTGTGGGACTCACGCCACAGTGCAGTGCTTCAGCCACCAGCTTACAGGCGTACTCGGAGACCTATGTGCGCAGTTCAGTATCCTCAATGGTTCGATAGAGTCACAAGGCGTTTCATGATCAACCCTAGGATGTGGAGGGGCCAACAAGGCTTCCAAGGGTCGCAGGGATACCTACCCGTGGCTGTAAGATTTATATTCTTAAGTAAACTACCTCTGGTTTTTTCCTTATATGAGTTATTGTTCACACTTTTACATGTTGTCAATGCAGGCTGAGGGCTTGTCCGCTACCTACCACCAGATTCGGGGTTCGGGCGTGGCTGAGGATGATGCCATATGATTCACTTCTCTTTCACAGAGGCCCCCGCATCCACCTCCTGCTACCCCACGTATTAGCGGTGCTCATGCACGTAGGCCACATATCGCTTCTCTTCATGTTCCGATAGCTCCTTTGGATGTTGGGAGCCTTGGCATCGCCCATCAGTTGGTGAGGGTTCTTCTCTATACACCTCGTCTGCATCAGGTTGGGAGCAAAGTTCCCTGGGGCATGGACATACTGAGCCTACCTGGGACCACTACATTCAGGGAGAGGGATCCTCTCATATGTCTACTTGGGATCGTAGTTCCCAAGTCCATGATGTTGCGGGCTCCTCGTGGGGGCAGATATCTCAGAGCCATGCTACTGCTACAGAAAGGGCCTATCAGAAAATATTGGACgaaataaatgctgataaaatGAAGATTGAAAGGGCCTATAACGATATGTCCCAAACGGAGGAGGAACGTCCGTCAAGTGGATGAGGTTTACAAAAAATATGACATAATGGAAATCAACCTTATCGAACAAGACGATAACTTAATAGCAAGGTACGTTGTGGCTCATCAGCAACACCTACAGATGGAGGCTGAGAATGAAGAGTCTGGTGAAGAGTCTGATGAATATGTTGTTAACCTTGCTGTTTTTTAGCAAATAATGTAATTTCTTTGCCTCATTGTAATAGTTTTCCCCCCAAATATCTTATTCTTGTCCATCACTGCATTAAACACCCCATGTGCGAATCTCCTCGAAAATAAGATAAGTTGAAACAAGTACTGTGTATTTTCAAAGGTAATGCACATGTAATAATTCTAAACTTTAGTCACGTGCAAATGTTTTAAATGATTTGAAAACTCAAACTATTAAATTCACCTTCATCATTATTGCCCCAGTTCAAAATTTAAAGTTTTACCAGTTCATTTTTTGGCCTATAAATATCTGCGAACCTATACGTCATCATCTCAATTTCACCCCTCTCTAGTTTAACATTCTCCACATTTTTAGATTCATACACTGAGGTCATGGACAAGGGCAAGGGACACGCAAGCTCGGAAATGCGTAACAACGGGGAAGTTAATTGGTATAAATGGACCGAATCTCAGGCACCTACTAAATCTCACAGAGAAAAAATCAGTGAGGTCAAGCAATTTATCCGAATAATGCGAGCTATACGGGCTGCACAAGGATTCGCCGTCCGTGACAATGAATAGTTTATTGGGTACGGGGAAATGCACTTCGAGTTTATGAAAACATCGATCCGGTACGAAGATAACATTAATAAGAATTTCAACGCTGGTAACATTTCAAAGGAAGAACATGATTATGAATTAAAAGAAATGTGTCGATACTACCACTTCATGGAGGACGAGCTTGAGATGAGGAAAAAGGAGGCCGATGATGTAGTCGCAAGGCGTAGGAGTGAAAAGATACGTGAAGAGGAACAACAGTGGGATAAGAAATATTCTAAGTATATTGTCAAACTTGGGGATTTTTCTCAAGGCCACGATGATGCTGGTATGGATACAAACATCTGTTATAGCACTCACGGCCCTGACCCGTGGCCACCGCATCAAACTTGGTCGAGTAGACACGCATCGACCCACAAAAATGGGGAGGGAGGTCATAAGCATGCCTCCCCTCACATTCAAGGGGATGAGgaagaaaatgatgagaaaacTAACGAGATTGAAGATCAAGAATTTGATCATTGCGTAGTTAATCTTGCGGATGACTAAAGAATTTGAGAGTTCTTTCATTATCCCTTTTTCAGTTGCAATGTACTTcctactttatcatttttattATCCCACTTTCCGTTACAACGTACTTTTAAATTCTTTATCCCTCATGACACCCTTTCTCGAGtttcaaattaaaaaataaaatgtaACATATACCGTACAAATATATTTTACATACCTACCAAACAATAGAAAAATGGACCCAACAAATATTTTGCCAATTACGCACAAACATGCCCTCGCTTGACAATTACGCACTCGCCGCTCAATACACCATTTTCGAAGCTACAAAAGTGTTACTGGTATtagtttttaataaaaaaaaattcccaaaatataGGTTTACATTACAACACAACAAAAAAATTTGGAACCCAATAAATCTACGGTTATTTACATACGCTCATGCCAAAACATGCCCTCACCTACAAATTTTGATCTCACATTGCACGACACCCTTTTCGGAGCTAGAAAAGTCTTATTTATATggttttttatttaaattaaaaaatacacacataaaataggtttacattacaagccaacaaaaaaataacaaaaaacaTTTTCCATTTTTTTAATATGGGAGTCCAAAAATAGCCCTTCATCTAATTTAATTCCGCtcaaaacaaaacaaacacaAGTCATTATTCCTCGcagaaaaaaaaattgtaaatgACCCCAGAACGTCACTTGTTCAGGGTGTCAATTGAAGATCCCCGAAAGTACAGGCGTTTTGTAccatttttggaattttttgaatATGTATACCAAAAAACTGAACTTCTTGTTGAACTGTACCATAAAAGGGACGGAGCCTGAAATTTGATACTTCATTTCCTTTCAAGGAAACTGATATTTCTCTTGCCTGGCTATCGCATCTATCCTTTTAAGTAACTGATAAGTTTTTTTTAGGATTATGGAATATGTTTTGAGAATATTTCTGATGTGTATGCGTCTTTATCATGCAGCACATGAATCCAAGTTCATAGCAAGAAAACTTCTGGCCAGCTAGCTAGTTCTTACACAGGGTAAATGTTTCTCTTAAACTGATATTCTCTTTTTGTATTTTGGAATTTGTCATAGATAAGTCACATAAGTTCATAATTACTGTTGAAATTTAAATAGATTAGATAGAACTGATATTTAttacttcatttcctttaaagGAAACTGATATTTCTCTTTCCTGGCTCTCATATCTGTCCATTTGAGTGACTGATTCTTTTAGGAATATGGAATATGTTTTGAGTAAATTTCTGATGTGTATGCATCTTTATCATGCAGCACAAACACCCCCCCCCCCCAAGTTGATAGCAATAAACCTTCCGGCCCGGCAGCTAGTTCTTCCTCggtaaatattttttttaaaccGATATTTTCTTTTTGTGTTATGGAGTTTGTCACATATAAGTCACATAAGTTATAAATactattaaaattaaatattacaaTAGAGGGAGAAACTTACGAGCAACTGCTATAAACCAAGAAACATGCGAATGGTGAATAATAGAGCATCAATAACTTGAAAATTGCAGCATCAGTAACTTCAGAACTGTGTTCACCTAGAAATATGTTGTAATGACCTACACAACTAGATTGTATTACTAATACTTATCAAACACAAAAGAAATTATATGATAGCCTATGTAgcaaagaaaaaataaatatagacCTACTTGAAGGGTCCTTTCTCTGAATTGACTTTAATAGGTTGTCCAAACCTGCCATATAAAGAAATATTAAACAAGGCCAGAATTAAGACAAACTGCAGAAGATTAGATATACCATAATATACTAACAGATGCCTTCCATTGAGTGACAATGTAGCAAGCCCTCCACATTTACGATCAAAGTAGTTGGCAAATCCATAGGATGACTATAATGTTCAGATAAGAGTAACAAGGATTCAGATAATATGGTCGATATAAAAAACTAAAGAGATATCAAGTTTTTAGCATGATAAAATGCATCACCTCCATCTACTAAATCTTTTTATTACAACAGAGTAAACTATGCCTAAAATATGGCTATATCTTTGAGCAACTAATAATTTCTAATTAAATTGACAAATTGTTCTGTTTTTTTGCATAATCTTAATCACACAGCGCAAATATTCCCCAAGTTCAAAGCGAGAAACCACAGCTAACTAGTTCTCCGTGCTCTAGGTAAATATTTCCTTTAAACTGGTACTTTCATTTTGTATTTTGGAATTTGTTACATAAAAGTCACATAAGTTCATAAATACTTTTGAAATTTAAATAGATTAGATAGAACTGATATttataacttcatttcctttaaagAAAACTGATATTTTTTATTCCTGGCTATCATATATGTCCTTTTGAGTGACTGATATTCTTTTAGGAATATGGAATATGTTTTGAGTATATTCCTGATGTGTATGCATCTTTATCATGCAACCCAAAAATCCTCCAAGTTGATAGCAATGAACCTCCCCGCCTGGAAGCTAGTTCTTCCCCATGGTAAATATTTCCTTTAAACATATACTTTCTTTTTGTATTATTAAATAAGTCACATAAGTTATaaataatattgaaaataaatATTAGAATAGAGGGAGAAACTTACGAGCAACTGCTATAAACCGCGGAACATGCGAACGGAGAATAATGTAGCATCAATAACTTGAAAATTGTAGCATCAGTAACTTCAGAACTGAGTTCACCTAAACATATGTTGTATTGACCTGCACAACCAGATTGTATTAATAATACTTATCAAacacaaaaaaaattatatgataGCCTATGTAgcaaagaaaaaataaatatagacCTACTTGAAGGGTCCTCTCTCTGACCACTGGCATAAGCCCAATTGACTTTAATAGGCTGTCTAAACCTGCCATATAAAGAAATATTATACAAGGCCAGAATTAAGACAAACTGCAGAAGATTAGATATTCCAGAATATACTTACAGATGCCTTCCATTGAGTGACAATGTAGCAAGCCCTCCACATTTATGATCAAAGTAGTTGGCAAATCCATAGGATGACTATAAAGTTTAGATAAGAGTAACAAGGATTCAGGTAACATGGTCGATATAATATACTAAAAAGATATCAAGTTTTTAGCATGATAAAATGCATCACCTCCATCTACTAAACCTTTTTATTGCAACAGAGTAAACTATGCCTAAAATATGGCTATACCTTTGAGCAACTGATAATTTCTTGTTAAATTAAAAAATTGTTTTGTTTTTTTGCATAATTCTAATCACACAGCGCAAATGTTTCCCAAGTTCAAAGCGAGAAACCATCCGTCGAGCTAACTAGTTCGTCGTGCTCTATGTAAATAATTCCTTTAAACTAGTATTTTCATTTAGTATTTTGGAATTTGTTACATACAAGTCACATAAGTTCATAGATACTTTTGAAATTTAAATAGATTAGATAGAACTGATATTTAttacttcatttcctttaaagAAAACTGATATTTTTTATTCCTGGCTATCATATTTGTCCTTTTGAGTGACTGATATTCTTTTAGGAATATGGATTATGTTTTGAGTATATTTCTGATGTGTATGCATCTTTATCATGCAGCCCAAAAATCCTCCAATTTGATAGCAATGAACCTCCCCACCTGGAAGCTAGTTCTTCCCAAGGGTAAATATTTCCTTTAAACAGATACTTTCTTTTTGTATTATGAAATTAGTCACATATAAGTCACATGAGTTATAAATACTATTGAAATTAAATATTACAATAGAGGGAGAAACTTATGAGCAACTGCTATAAACCGAGAAACATGCGAATGGTGAATAATGTAGCATCAATAACTTGAAAATTGCAGCATCAGTAACTTCAGAACTGAGTTCACCTAGACATATGTTGTAATGACCTACACAATCAGATTGTATTACTAATACTTATCAGACACAAAAGAAATTAAATGATAGCCTATGTAGCAAAGAATGAAAAATATAGACCTACTTGAAGGGTCCTCTCTCTGAATTGACTTTAATAGGCTGTCCAAACCTGCCATATAAAGAAATATTATACTAGGCCAGAATTAAGACAAACTGCAGAAGATTAGATATACCAGAATATACTTACAGATGGCTTCCATTGAGTGACAATGTAGCAAGACCTCCATATTTACGATCAAAGTAGTTGACAAATCCATAGGATGACTATAAAGTTCAGATAAGAGTAACAAGGATTCAGATAACGTAGTAGATATAATAAACTAAAAGATATCAAGTTTTTAGCATGATAAAATGCATCACCTCTATCTACTAAACCTTTTTATTGCACTAGAGTAAGCTATGCCTAAAATATGGTTATACCTTTGAGAACTGATAATTTCTTGATAAATTGAAAAATTGTTATGTTTTTTTTGCATAATCTTAATCACGCAGCGCAAACATCCCCCAAGTTCAATATTATAATCTAAAAAAGATCTCAAGTTTTTAACATGACAAACTTTATCATGGAGTGAGGCATATAAACCTGAAGTTCAAGTAAAGGAACCTTTAGTGGTTGGGCTTGGCTCCCTTGGTCAGGTGGGTCCCCCGAAAGAAGCATTTTCTTTTGTTGCTTGAACTGTATATTTACATACTTATAATTTAATTGTTACAGTTTGTGCTTGTAAtgttttaaatatatattatcgTCTTTGACACATTTATGTAATCTCATTTAATTCATGGTATTCTATTATTGTATCGTATTTTTATCTATTTAAACAATTTAAAATTTTCTACCAAAAAAAAGTGTGAGTACAAATTTACATTAATAACATGTATTCAAATATATAGCAATAAATTATATGGTTCAAATTATTTAAAGAATATTATAAGAGTATAGAGGAACTTAGATAAACATAGATCATTTTGCTAATATCTTATCCATATCATATATGCATTTTTACATGACATTTATGTAGGTCATACAAATGCAAGTGAAAGATCTAAGAGTCATCCAATTATTTCATAACATTCCCCTTCGGATGGCTTGTGCAAACTAAAGCCTTGTTAAAACCTTCTAGAGAAAAACCTTTTGGGAAAAAATCTAGTGAAAGAAAAAGAACCAGAGTTGTACTAAAAATAAAGTAAAAATGAATGAGTGCATCATGTATTTCTCCCCTCATTATAACAAATCCGTCAATTTAACCCTTACTTAACGTCTTAAGTGGATGCTTATTGCTCCCCCTCGTTGTTACAACGAAACTCTTTAGTTTTGAAATATACCGTATATCTTTCTTTAGTACCTACAAAAAATTCAAATGTTTTTGGAAACTTAAGGAATGGAGAGGGTTTAGAAAAACACGATGCACTTTATTTTTAGTACAACTCATGTACTCTTTTTTCCTAAGATCTTTTTCCCACGTGGTTTTTTCCCTAGTAAAATTTTAATGACAACATGATGTTATGAAATAGTTGGATAACAAAAACAAATGAGAGTAGCATATTATTTTATCTCTACTTAAAATTATGCACAAACATAGACATATAGGCTAACTTGAAATTTTCATGGACTCCACTATCACATATATTGAATTAGATAGCATATATATTTGAGACACGCTAGTAGTAAGCATGTTAAGATATATATTAAAAGATATGATAGGAAAATTAAGTTTAACATACCATATAACACTTACCAAAATAAAAGCAGTAATGGGACTGGGACACGAGCAACTGGTAGATATTATAAAAGATCAGCAAAATGGTGCTCATAGTGTGTTAAAAAAATATTACAAGAGAAGAGAGGAACTTGGATAAACAGAGATCTAGTTCTGATATTTTTTCATTCTTACGTATGAAAAGTCAAAGATTACATGTTTTTAATGGAGGAAAGTGAAAGATCAAGATTCATCCAATTGTTTTATAACACGAAGCAATTTGTTATTTGAGGTTTATTGTGGATAACCTAGTGGGGATAGTTAGATAACCTAATGAAACGGTAACAATAACAATGATATGTATGTATTAACAGAGTTCTTTTATCatttttttagtaatttttttaTCTTTGGTTTTGTGACAGGAAGAATTTTGTCCATATTTTGAAACAATAGTTTGCTCAGCAATATAGGTCTAGCAGTCATTCCGTGCCCGTCAAAAGAAGACGCTATGCTAAAAAACCAAATTTTTTCAACTATGCCGAAAAAGCACTTCCTCGGGTCCTTATGTGCCTGTCGTATTGAAGGACGTTACTACATAGTAGTTGAGCAACATAAGCAGCAACAATAGGTCTTTTACAAAGCACAGCAACGTCAAACTGTCATTCGTTACCCATGACTTAATACTACTTTAAAAAAAGTTCATAGTAGTTGTTCTTCCCTTATTCTTAATTGTTTCTCCTTTGCTTAATATATTAAATCCCCATATATAGATTTCATGAAACTACACTTGGACAACCCTATAGTAAATTGCCATTGCAATACAAGTGTTCGAGTTGAAAAAAGATTTCATGACACCACAACTTGGACAACCCTATAATAAATTGTCATCGCAATGTGTAAACAACTCTGTATAAATTGTCATTTTAGGCATTTCCCTACTGTTGTCGAGGAGTTTCCCTACtgtgtcgactcatgtctcatacaaatatctacgtaccctatttatagggatcaagcctcacgtagttcttggggaacaagtcacataggctagggttaggactcttcagcccgtgcagcccaagcccatgatagagtcaggccttcagctaattagtcacgtaaatctcaaCCGGCTCCgcacgcttcctacaatctcgcggcatctccgcaatccttcccgtAATTGTAGGAGCAACCCGTTTCggccccgaaatctacgagcaactcaatCATCTATGAATTACTTTCCATGTCGAACATAAAGTCCTCTAATGTGGGCCGGCCTGGCggcctcggcccgcaccgccttccttTTCAATCAATAAATATAACGTTACCTTTGATttcataagatgtgggctcaCGATCCCAGCCCTCGTGTGGGCAACCAAGCCCAGCTCGAGTACTGTCACCTAAGCCCATCTCGTGTGAAGTCGCTTGAGCCCACCTCGCGCGTAGACACCCGATGGCAAGTGTGAGCCcagctcacatatcataagccCAGCTCGCATGCCATGAGCCCAACTCGCATGTTACAAGCTCAGCCCGCATATGCTGGCCCAAATCATGGCTATTCAATGCACCCATGAGGACCTGTTTAGGTCCCCTGACCGAAAGCAGGCATAACAACTACCCTCCAAATTCCTGGTCACATCTTAAGGCTAGGAACTTTCTAGTCCTTTATGACCTCGCAGGTGTGAGCCTACCAGACAACACCAAGTCGCCTCGCGTGCCTCGCCTCGCATGCCTTTCATCTATCATGCATTTTGAATGCATGACAGATGTTGGACAGCTGGCGTGGGGATTTGTGTCCTCCTCTGAGATGATGACACGTGGCCTTCTCCCACTCTCTCTCCTACCCCCTATAAATATGTGAGATTTCATttcatttctcacatttccaAGAACATTTATCGAATTGCGGTTCACTTTGCTCAAGAATCTACCACGGTGAAGATCATCATCTCCACAAGAATCGTCTACCGGCGGCGATATTCTCCCGGCACAGATTCATCAGGATCTTCATACACCTCTCCAACAGGTACTCTTCAATTCAATCCCATTTATATTCATGCTAGTTATTCGATTCGAGCACACACCACTTATTTGATACGAGCTCACACACACTCACAACATGAAATGCGAGCTCACACATTCCCCTGTAACTCGATGCAAGCATACACAATCATGATATGCGATGCGATCCCGTATGCTCGTTTAGATAATTAGGTGCGATCCCGTGTGAGATGTGAGGACACTTAGGTGTGCCCTCATACTTGTCTTTCCTTTCtttttagggccacacactaatttTCACCATCTTTTATAGATGTCGAGTGCGTCTTCAGCCCATTCCTATGGATCGTCTCGCTCTTCCTCGAGCCCGGCTCGCACCTCTACTAGCCCGGTTCGCTCTTCCGCCACTCCGTCTCTATTAAACCAATATCCACTCGAGCAGTGAGgcttgaaggactttcaacgcgAGCTGACCACTCTTTCTGGTCGTCTTAGCCAACCCATCTCTCCCGGCTCAGCTATCACCCCTCAAGGGGCTTTGAACATTGCCAGAGTTGAGAACTCGATGCGAGCAGCTGGATCCGGCTCGCTTGATATTCACCTCGACCCTAACCCTGATGATTTCACCAGGGAGAAGAACATCTATGATTGGAGAGACAGACCTATGGATTTCTCCAAAATACCAGCCTCCCTCAGAGTGGAAGAGCTGCTAAACCGCGAGCCCGCTCCTTTATACATAGAACGGGCTGAGGAGATCTTAAGGGGGATGGTTGAAGAGAGGGCAGCCCGCCTGAGGCAAGCTGCAGCTAACAACCTCGACCCCATTCATGTTGACTCAGAATCTACTGACAGCGATCTGGGGAGTGCATACTATGATACCAAGAAGAAAGGAAAGGAGCCCGTACCTGCTTAATATCCTATCTTGGGGCTCGAGGGTGAAGAGGACGGCTCGCATTGGTCCTATGACTCCCCTCAAAGCGAGGAGGTGGCAGACGTCACTAGCCAATATAAAATCTGCAACTATAACTATGTCCCTGCGGCCTCTCATGAGCCCTATGTGCCTCCTGCCCAGCCCGAGCTTGAGGGTGAGATTATTTTTAAGAGGCAGATCATTCCTGACGGGGAGGAGAGCTCAACTGTAAATGAGGAGGTTAAGGTGCTCGCTTGCCGCGACCTTCCCACCTCACTGACTCAGAAACATTTGGCCGAGCACATTGAACAGTTCCAGCTCGAGGGCCATGTTGTCTTGCCCCTACCTCACATGAGGTGCTACAGATTTAACCATCCGGAGAATGGAGGTAGGGTGCCTCGCATGGTTTTGTCTACCTTCCTTCTGAGGCTAGGAATCTCCTCTCATCTTCATCCTTTCATCAAGGACGTCTACGAGTATTACCAGCTCGCACCTCTGCAGATCAACCCGAACGGATACCGGGCCACCCTCGCATTATA
It contains:
- the LOC141718173 gene encoding oligouridylate-binding protein 1B-like, translated to MGLGDSTRAGLGCPHEGWDREPTSYEIKGLDSLLKSIQREDPSSHYNICLGELSSEVTDAAIFKLLMLHYSPFACFSSSYGFANYFDHKCGGLATLSLNGRHLFRQPIKVNWAYASGQREDPSSQYNICLGELSSEVTDATIFKLLMLHYSPFACSASSYGFANYFDRKCGGLATLSLNGRFGQPIKVNSEKGPFK